The genomic interval TGATCTCTCTATGAACGGTTTAGGTGTTGTGAGTAGTGAGAATAATGGTATTTTTGTAGGTGCAAAAGTCTTGGTTGCGTTTGAACTTAACAGCGCTTCCATTTCTTCTGTGAAGGGAGATAAAAAGATTGAAGTTCAAGGTGAAGTCATTAATGTGATTGAGTATAAGGACTCTTACCGCTATTGTATGCGTATTGTTCCCAATCGCGAGATGAGTGACAAGATTCTGCACTATATTACTAAACGTGAGCGTGAAATTTTAGAAGATCTCAATAATGAATTAAACGAATACAGGGTGTGATGGCACGTAAGCTTTGGTGCTTACATACCACCTTGTTTTTTCATTTTCATTTCGATTTTATGTCCGAGTACTGAGAGTAAAAATGTAATTGCAAAATAGACTGCTGCAATAATAAGCCATGTTTCAAAGGGTGAAAAGGTGTTAGCAACGATCTCGCGGCCTACTTTGGTTAGATCGGTTATGGAGATAACAGAGACGAGTGAAGAGTCCTTAACAAGCGCGATCATCTCTCCTACTAAGGTTGGGAGGGCACGTTTCAGTGCTTGAGGCATAATAATATAAATCATCGTTTGCGTATAGTTCATACCCAAAGATTTTGCAGCTTCATATTGCCCTTTATCGATGGATTGAATCGCACCTCGTAAAACTTCAGCTATGTAAGCTCCAAAGAAGAGTCCGAGTGATATGGCACCTGCTAGAAAGCGTTCAAGCTCAAAGATTGTAGCAATAATAAAATAGAAGATAAAAATTTGAACCAGAAGAGGCGTTCCTCTGATGACTGCAATGTAAACGGTTGCAATATCTTTTAAAAATTGGTAATTCGAGATACGCATAAAGGCAAGCAGTGTGCCTATCGAAAAGGCTAAGATCGCAGCAAGACCTGAGATCTCAAGTGTTACAATTAAGCCCTCAAGCAAAGGTCCCATTTGCATGGATGTTTTTTTAGCAAGGGTATCATTTTCATAAACACTATCACCCTCTTTGACACTCAAAGAGTACCCTGAGTCAATGGTAACCTCTTTGCTGTCATCACGTCCTTGAATAACCAGTGCAGATCCTCGCACTTGGATGACGCCATCAAGCGGTGCTGTAATAGTCTCTGTTTTTTCATAGGCAAAGTATTGTGGTACGCTCGTCCACTTCCAAATGTAGTTCATGTTAGAAGCTGCTGTAAAGAGCAAGTAGCCAAATGTAACATAAAAAGCAACGGCCACAAAGTGACCGAATGCTTTATTATGCAAAAGATTTTGTTTTGTCTTTGCCACTGCTTACATTACCTTTTTTTGCCAAGCGGTATCTGCAAACCATCTGTCATAGATTTTTTTGTACGTACCATCATTTTTTGCTTGATTTAGGAAGTTGTTGAGCCAGTTAAGAAAATCTGGATCGCCTTTACGAATGGCAAAACCAAGAGGTTCATAGGTAAGTTCATCACTTAGGTGTGCTAATTTATCGGCACCTTTTTCAGCGAAGAAGATAGCATTGTAAGGTTTGTCATAGACCATTCCATCTGCATTGCCATTAAGCACTTCTTGTGCAGCATCTGCTTCTGTCTCAAAGGTTCTGATTTTTGCTTTTTTAAACATTTTACGTGTTGCGATTTCGCCGGTTACACCGATTTTTGTGACGATGGTGTATTCTGGTTTATCCAAATCACTCCATTTTTTACCCGCATGTTTTTTGCTAGCAAGAATGGTTTGACCCACACTGATGTAAGGATCAGCAAAGTTGATTTTGAGGTTTCTCTCTTGAGTAATCGTCATACCCGACATAATGATGTCATATTTGCCTGTCAAAAGTCCTGCAATAATGCCATCCCATGCGGTTGGAACCAGTTGGAGTTTGACACCCATTGCTTTTGCCATTTCATTCGCCATATCAACATCAAAACCGATGATGTTTCCTTGTTTGTCTTTCATCTCAAATGGCATATAACCAGGCTCCAAGCCTACCGTTAAAACCCCTTTTTGCACGATGCTGTTGAGGGTTGATTTTTGCCATAGGTTGATATCATCAGCCATAGCGTTAATGCCTAGCATTACAAGTAATGCTGCTAAAAGTTTTTTCATTGCTACTCCTTAAAGATTTGGGTTTTAGTGTGTTAAGATCTCTTGTAAAAATTTTTGAGCACGTTCTGTTTTGGGGTTGGCAAAAAAAGCTTCAGGGGTTGCCTCTTCTATAATAACACCCTCGTCCATAAAGACGATGCGATCGCTCACTTCTTTGGCAAAACCCATTTCATGCGTCACACAAACAATCGTATAGTTCTCATGGGCAAGTTCGCGCATAACATCCAAAACACCACCGATCATCTCAGGATCAAGCGCACTGGTTGGTTCATCAAAGAGGATAATTTTAGGCTTCATTGCAAGCGTTCTCGCAATGGCAACGCGCTGTTTTTGCCCACCACTCAGCTCATTTGGGTAACCTTCTGCTTTATGCACCAGTCCAACACGCTCCAATAATTTAAGCGCTGCTTCGTTGGC from Sulfurospirillum multivorans DSM 12446 carries:
- a CDS encoding transporter substrate-binding domain-containing protein; this encodes MKKLLAALLVMLGINAMADDINLWQKSTLNSIVQKGVLTVGLEPGYMPFEMKDKQGNIIGFDVDMANEMAKAMGVKLQLVPTAWDGIIAGLLTGKYDIIMSGMTITQERNLKINFADPYISVGQTILASKKHAGKKWSDLDKPEYTIVTKIGVTGEIATRKMFKKAKIRTFETEADAAQEVLNGNADGMVYDKPYNAIFFAEKGADKLAHLSDELTYEPLGFAIRKGDPDFLNWLNNFLNQAKNDGTYKKIYDRWFADTAWQKKVM
- a CDS encoding amino acid ABC transporter permease — protein: MAKTKQNLLHNKAFGHFVAVAFYVTFGYLLFTAASNMNYIWKWTSVPQYFAYEKTETITAPLDGVIQVRGSALVIQGRDDSKEVTIDSGYSLSVKEGDSVYENDTLAKKTSMQMGPLLEGLIVTLEISGLAAILAFSIGTLLAFMRISNYQFLKDIATVYIAVIRGTPLLVQIFIFYFIIATIFELERFLAGAISLGLFFGAYIAEVLRGAIQSIDKGQYEAAKSLGMNYTQTMIYIIMPQALKRALPTLVGEMIALVKDSSLVSVISITDLTKVGREIVANTFSPFETWLIIAAVYFAITFLLSVLGHKIEMKMKKQGGM
- a CDS encoding amino acid ABC transporter ATP-binding protein, producing the protein MSQAIVRMENVNKYYDAFHVLKNINFSVTEGEIVVICGPSGSGKSTLIRCMNKLEEIDSGEIVIDDYNLYDRKTNVNQVRAETGMVFQHFNLFPHLTILENITIAQRKVKGMSKHDANEAALKLLERVGLVHKAEGYPNELSGGQKQRVAIARTLAMKPKIILFDEPTSALDPEMIGGVLDVMRELAHENYTIVCVTHEMGFAKEVSDRIVFMDEGVIIEEATPEAFFANPKTERAQKFLQEILTH